The genome window TCCTCCTCTCTATGTTCTCGTGTTTCCATACACCTATTTATTTTGCTGTTATTTATTTTCGCTCTTGGCTATTCCGATTTCGATTCTAGTTTCAGTGTTAGGGCTAGTTTTAGTTTGGCGACCTTATTTTTTCTaaaatatttttatttttaagagaaattagttcatttctctTGAGAAAATAAGAATCATTAAAAAATGAAGTTGTCAAACTAACCCTTAAATataaaaataaaatagaaaagtggTTGTTCTTCTATTTCCATTGGGTTTTCATCGCTGCTACTCCTCTGACGGTTCCCGGATTCCATTTAAGCCTTGTTTGTTCGTGCCAGGATtttatttaggccttgttcgttcatGCCGAATTTCACTCGAAATCGTTCTATCTGATCAAAGATTATATAAGAGAATCAATCCTGCTATGAATCGTTTTGATCCATCATCAATGTTTCGATCCATCATCAATCCATCAATCCGTAACAACCGAACAGGGCTTAGTTGATTCATCGGATCGGATCAGCCGAGATTCACATGCTGCCATCACCAGGGTAATGAGCCAGCTTAGCTTACGTTGTTTAGTTTAACAGTCCAGACTATTATTTATCAGCAGGCCttgtttcattccttttaattagaTCAATGATGATGGTGAATCAGCCAGTTAGTCGCTTTCACGTACGCACGTTGTTTTCAGAAGAAACAAGGGCACACACGTCTCTCGCACGTACTACAGTGTAGTACGAACAGAAACAATGTGTCTGAAAGAGACACATACTAGTTAATTAAGATGTCATAAATGCTTCTGAGTTTTAAGTGTTTGACAGGCTACGCATATGCTGGTTGGACGATGATTGTTGCCCCGGATTTCAGCAAGTCCTACAGATTTGAATCGAGCCAATCCATCCAGGCACCGCGTGCAGTGCAAATGCAGTGAGTCAGTGTATGCACCTTCCTCCCTGGAACGTCCAGCCGATCTTCCCCATCTGGCGCTCCCACAGCGGGCGCGCCATGTAGCGCTTCCAGTCCACGATCACCCTCTTGAGGTCGAACAGCTTGTTCTCCAGCCCGACGCAGCAGGTCATGTGCACGGTGGCGATGCGGTTGAGGTCCCTGCCCAGCTGGCAGAAGCCGCTGACGGTGGCGGCGTCGATGAACCGGATCCGGACCCCCAGCCCGTCCGCGAGCTCCCGCTTGATCTCGTTGAACACGAACTGGTCGTGGTTCTCCGGGAACCGCCGCCGCGCCGCGTGCCAGTAGGCCATGGCGCGGGCGTTCCGGGGCGTCGCCTTGAAGTAGATGAAGCCCGTGTTGGGGAAGTTGCCCAGGTCGTCCGGGTTGCCGAAGTAGAAGTCGCTCGACGTCGTGATGTCCGCCGCCATCGTGATGTGCACCAGCGGGTTCCGGAACCACGCCACGTCCACGTCCTGCGCGCGCCACGCCACGCCAGTCGTCAAACGGAACGCCGCCTCGTAACTCGTGAATAAACCAGTGAAAACTCAACGGGAGCAGCGACTAGCGAGCGAGGCACGTGCCGTGAAGAGCAGGTTGTAGCCGAGCTCGAGGACGCGCTGCTGCAGCTTCAGCTTGCTCCACACGAGGTCCAGGTAGTCCTTGGTCATGTAGCTCTTGGCGCCGGAGAGGTCGAGGCCCGCCTTCTCCGGCCTGAGCAGGTGGCAGTGCGGGTGCACGGCCTGGCACCGCCGGAACGCGCCGTCGTCCATGGCCACCACCACGACGTGCTTCGCGAAGTGCGACACGTTCTCGCCCACCTGGAAGCTCTCCAGGAACGAGTCCAGCAGCGACCCCGGCGCCGCCCACGCCTCGTTCACCGACGTCATGATCACCGTCCGGTCCTCCATCGCCGCTCGGCGCAGCATCCGCGCAAACCCCGCATCGTCATCATCGGAGCCGGACGCGCCCGCCTGAAAGAGAACAAAAAAACACGGCATCAGCTCATCGCCGGTGGCCAAGAACAAGGAAGCAGCTAGCGCATTACCTCGTTCGCTGGAGGAGCTCCTACTCCGCCGGCGTGTTGCTCTAGAGCGTCGACGACCACCGTGCCGTTTGCTCGTGGAGTACTAGTACTGCAGCGCACGCTGCCTGAGCCAGAGCGAGGACCGGCCTCCAGCGCGTTCCACGCGGGGCTCGCCGTCGCCGTCAGGAAGAAGAGGAGCAGCACGGTGGCCGAAGCCGCcccgaggaggaagacgaccagcGGAGACAGAGACGGGCTGCTGTTCTTGGAGGTCGCCATGCCAGCCAGCCGCGAGCGAAAGTAATGCTGCTAGTGCTACTCGTACTAGCTAGCTAGTCCAGAGTCCCAGCTAGCTGGCATATTTCCGAAATTGACCTCTCTTGGAGATTGCTAGTCGGA of Zea mays cultivar B73 chromosome 8, Zm-B73-REFERENCE-NAM-5.0, whole genome shotgun sequence contains these proteins:
- the LOC100194181 gene encoding uncharacterized protein LOC100194181 translates to MATSKNSSPSLSPLVVFLLGAASATVLLLFFLTATASPAWNALEAGPRSGSGSVRCSTSTPRANGTVVVDALEQHAGGVGAPPANEAGASGSDDDDAGFARMLRRAAMEDRTVIMTSVNEAWAAPGSLLDSFLESFQVGENVSHFAKHVVVVAMDDGAFRRCQAVHPHCHLLRPEKAGLDLSGAKSYMTKDYLDLVWSKLKLQQRVLELGYNLLFTDVDVAWFRNPLVHITMAADITTSSDFYFGNPDDLGNFPNTGFIYFKATPRNARAMAYWHAARRRFPENHDQFVFNEIKRELADGLGVRIRFIDAATVSGFCQLGRDLNRIATVHMTCCVGLENKLFDLKRVIVDWKRYMARPLWERQMGKIGWTFQGGRCIH